One genomic region from Streptomyces sp. NBC_01304 encodes:
- the rnpA gene encoding ribonuclease P protein component: MLPTDNRLRRREDFATAVRRGRRAGRPLLVVHLRSGATDPHAPGESVPPTRAGFVVSKAVGVAVVRNLVKRRLRHLMRERLAQLPPGSLVVVRALPGAGDADQAQLARDLDAALQRLLGGGAR, encoded by the coding sequence GTGCTGCCTACCGACAACCGGCTGAGGCGGCGCGAAGACTTCGCGACCGCGGTACGACGAGGACGCCGGGCAGGACGCCCGCTACTCGTCGTCCATCTACGCAGCGGTGCCACGGACCCGCACGCGCCTGGGGAGAGCGTTCCCCCGACGCGTGCGGGTTTCGTCGTGAGCAAGGCCGTGGGTGTAGCGGTCGTACGCAACCTGGTGAAGCGACGCCTTCGCCACTTGATGCGAGAACGACTGGCCCAGCTGCCCCCCGGTAGCCTGGTAGTCGTACGAGCGCTGCCCGGAGCGGGCGACGCCGACCAAGCTCAGCTGGCCCGAGACCTGGATGCCGCCCTTCAGCGGCTGCTGGGAGGGGGCGCGCGATGA
- the yidD gene encoding membrane protein insertion efficiency factor YidD: MKYPLLALIKLYQWTISPLLGPVCKYYPSCSHYGFQAIDRHGAVKGTALTAWRILRCNPWSHGGVDHVPQRKRPRWHEMLRNAWRTKGGHSAAEDKQSSPAAETSPHAQGA, encoded by the coding sequence ATGAAGTACCCATTGCTTGCACTGATCAAGCTCTACCAGTGGACCATCAGCCCGTTGCTGGGGCCGGTGTGCAAGTACTACCCGTCGTGCTCCCACTATGGCTTCCAAGCCATCGACCGGCATGGCGCGGTCAAGGGGACGGCACTCACCGCGTGGCGCATCCTGCGGTGCAATCCGTGGTCGCACGGTGGTGTCGACCATGTGCCGCAGCGAAAGCGTCCGCGGTGGCACGAAATGCTGCGTAACGCCTGGCGTACCAAGGGCGGGCACTCCGCTGCTGAGGACAAGCAGTCCAGCCCTGCCGCCGAGACCTCGCCCCACGCTCAAGGAGCCTGA
- the yidC gene encoding membrane protein insertase YidC: MDTIASLFSFITTPVSWVIVQFHSLYGKIFGPDTGWAWGLSIVSLVVLIRICLIPLFVKQIKATRGMQTLQPEMKKIQERYKNDKQRQSEEMMKLYKETGTNPLSSCLPILAQSPFFFALYHVLNGIASNKEIGFIDGPLLASAQKAHIFGAPLAAKFMDSTEKVEALGATLMDVRVVTAIMIVMMSFSQFYTQRQLMTKNVDMTVKTPFMQQQKMLMYVFPVIFAVFGINFPVGVLVYWLTTNVWTMGQQMYVIRQNPTPGSKAQEAYLDRLKDKLVRHEGGKMRRSERNVAKLIVAKDIKDRKEAERKFITGLRGEGLAVQPDGLVVKSDSSVAVLDADGDAPAGGPAKRQQPKRQSKSQRQSGAAKSDPAEQDSPETVGKTSLEKSDEPQDAKAEEPQDAKPQAKAAAGKTGTGTRSKAKSGQRKGQQRPKHPSKK, encoded by the coding sequence GTGGACACGATTGCCAGTCTGTTCAGCTTTATCACCACACCCGTTTCCTGGGTCATCGTCCAGTTCCACTCGCTGTACGGGAAGATCTTCGGTCCCGACACGGGCTGGGCCTGGGGCTTGTCCATCGTGTCCCTGGTGGTTCTCATCCGGATCTGCCTGATCCCGCTCTTCGTGAAGCAGATCAAGGCCACTCGCGGTATGCAGACGCTGCAGCCCGAGATGAAGAAGATCCAGGAGCGCTACAAGAACGACAAGCAGCGCCAGTCCGAAGAGATGATGAAGCTGTACAAGGAGACGGGTACCAACCCGCTCTCCTCGTGCCTTCCCATCTTGGCGCAGTCGCCGTTCTTCTTTGCCCTGTACCACGTGCTGAACGGCATCGCGTCGAACAAGGAGATCGGCTTCATCGACGGGCCGCTCCTGGCGAGCGCCCAGAAGGCCCACATCTTCGGTGCTCCGCTGGCCGCGAAGTTCATGGACAGCACGGAGAAGGTCGAAGCCCTCGGCGCCACGCTGATGGACGTCCGCGTCGTCACCGCGATCATGATCGTGATGATGTCGTTCTCGCAGTTCTACACGCAGCGCCAGCTGATGACGAAGAACGTCGACATGACGGTGAAGACGCCGTTCATGCAGCAGCAGAAGATGCTGATGTACGTCTTCCCGGTCATCTTCGCCGTGTTCGGCATCAACTTCCCCGTCGGTGTTCTCGTCTACTGGCTGACCACCAACGTGTGGACCATGGGCCAGCAGATGTACGTCATCCGCCAGAACCCCACCCCGGGCAGCAAGGCGCAGGAGGCTTACCTCGACCGCCTGAAGGACAAGCTCGTCCGGCACGAGGGCGGCAAGATGCGACGCAGCGAGCGGAACGTCGCCAAGCTGATCGTTGCCAAGGACATCAAGGACCGCAAGGAAGCCGAGCGCAAGTTCATCACCGGTCTGCGGGGCGAGGGGCTGGCCGTACAGCCTGACGGCCTCGTGGTGAAGAGCGACTCGTCCGTCGCGGTGCTCGACGCCGACGGCGACGCGCCGGCCGGCGGCCCCGCCAAGCGCCAGCAGCCCAAGCGGCAGAGCAAGTCCCAGCGCCAGTCCGGCGCGGCCAAGAGCGACCCGGCCGAGCAGGACTCTCCCGAGACGGTCGGCAAGACCTCGCTGGAGAAGTCCGACGAGCCGCAGGACGCCAAGGCCGAGGAGCCACAGGACGCCAAGCCCCAGGCCAAGGCCGCGGCCGGCAAGACCGGCACCGGAACCCGCAGCAAAGCCAAGTCCGGACAGCGCAAGGGCCAGCAGCGGCCCAAGCACCCGTCCAAGAAGTAA
- a CDS encoding Jag family protein, whose amino-acid sequence MTDGTTTEAPAEAGDTLTRLEQEGEIAADYLEGLLDIADLDGDIDMDVEADRAAVSIISDSGGRDLQKLVGREGEVLEALQELTRLAVHRETGDRSRLMLDIAGYRAKKRQELSEIGAKAAAEVKSSGEPVKLQPMTPFERKVVHDAVKSAGLRSESEGEEPQRFVVVLPA is encoded by the coding sequence GTGACGGACGGCACCACCACCGAAGCCCCTGCTGAGGCCGGCGACACCCTGACCCGCCTCGAGCAGGAGGGCGAGATCGCGGCGGACTACCTCGAGGGTCTGCTGGACATCGCCGACCTCGACGGCGACATCGACATGGACGTCGAGGCCGATCGGGCCGCTGTCTCGATCATCAGCGACTCCGGCGGCCGCGACCTGCAGAAGCTGGTCGGCCGCGAGGGCGAGGTGCTCGAAGCACTTCAGGAGCTGACCCGTCTCGCGGTGCACCGAGAGACGGGGGACCGCAGCCGGCTGATGCTGGACATCGCGGGCTACCGTGCCAAGAAGCGCCAGGAGCTTTCTGAAATCGGCGCCAAGGCGGCGGCCGAGGTGAAGAGCAGCGGCGAGCCGGTCAAGCTCCAGCCGATGACGCCCTTCGAGCGCAAGGTCGTACACGACGCGGTCAAGTCCGCCGGGCTGCGCAGCGAGTCTGAGGGCGAGGAGCCGCAGCGCTTCGTCGTCGTGCTCCCTGCCTGA
- the rsmG gene encoding 16S rRNA (guanine(527)-N(7))-methyltransferase RsmG: protein MTEAAELPPAPEQARTVFGERFADAVRYAELLADAGVRRGLIGPREVPRLWERHLLNCAVLSEVVPEGVTVCDVGSGAGLPGIPLALVRPDLKITLLEPLLRRTNFLTEVVELLGLDHVTVVRGRAEEVLGKLPPVHVVTARAVAPLDRLAAWGVPLLRPYGEMLALKGDTAEEEIKGAGAALSKLGAVTTSVLHVGEGIVDPLSTVVRVEVGESPGGVRFAAKRAKAARTGRVRRRR, encoded by the coding sequence GTGACGGAGGCAGCAGAGCTCCCCCCGGCGCCGGAGCAGGCCCGGACGGTATTCGGCGAGCGTTTCGCGGATGCGGTCCGGTATGCCGAGCTGCTGGCCGATGCCGGTGTGCGGCGTGGGCTGATCGGCCCCCGCGAGGTGCCCCGGTTGTGGGAGCGCCATCTGCTGAACTGCGCGGTGCTGTCCGAGGTCGTCCCTGAGGGGGTGACCGTGTGCGACGTCGGCTCCGGTGCGGGTCTGCCCGGCATCCCGCTGGCCCTGGTCCGTCCGGACCTCAAGATCACGCTGCTCGAGCCGCTGCTCAGGCGCACCAACTTCCTCACCGAAGTGGTGGAACTCCTTGGCCTCGACCATGTGACGGTCGTTCGGGGACGGGCCGAGGAAGTACTGGGCAAGCTGCCGCCCGTCCACGTGGTCACCGCTCGCGCTGTGGCACCGCTGGACCGCCTGGCGGCCTGGGGTGTTCCACTGCTGCGCCCGTACGGCGAGATGCTGGCCCTCAAGGGCGACACCGCCGAAGAGGAGATCAAGGGGGCGGGGGCGGCGCTGAGCAAGCTCGGTGCTGTGACGACCTCTGTGCTGCATGTTGGCGAGGGCATTGTCGACCCGCTGTCCACTGTCGTACGGGTCGAGGTCGGGGAGAGCCCGGGAGGCGTGCGCTTCGCGGCCAAGCGCGCGAAGGCGGCACGAACGGGACGTGTGCGCCGCCGTCGCTGA
- a CDS encoding ParA family protein → MGGSVHSEPEVEESEALRSNANIAGPMTDPVPGPRTESVGEDVSRETPPPMDDTPIGRAAQLAVEALGRAGEGLPRPEQTRVMVVANQKGGVGKTTTTVNMAASLALHGARVLVVDLDPQGNASTALGIDHHAEVPSIYDVLVESKPLSEVVQPVPDVEGLFCAPATIDLAGAEIELVSLVARESRLQRAIQAYEQPLDYILIDCPPSLGLLTVNALVAGAEVLIPIQCEYYALEGLGQLLRNVDLVRGHLNPDLHVSTILLTMYDGRTRLASQVADEVRNHFGEEVLRTSIPRSVRISEAPSYGQTVLTYDPGSSGALSYLEAAREMALRGVGVRYDAQHGQTGAQNDQQSMAEGIQ, encoded by the coding sequence ATGGGAGGCTCTGTTCATTCCGAGCCTGAAGTCGAGGAGAGTGAAGCCTTGCGGTCCAACGCCAACATCGCGGGACCGATGACCGATCCGGTCCCCGGTCCCCGTACCGAGTCGGTGGGGGAGGATGTTTCACGTGAAACACCGCCCCCGATGGACGACACCCCCATCGGTCGCGCTGCCCAACTGGCAGTAGAGGCGCTGGGTCGAGCCGGCGAGGGTCTCCCACGACCCGAGCAGACCCGGGTCATGGTGGTCGCCAACCAGAAGGGCGGGGTCGGCAAGACCACCACCACGGTCAATATGGCCGCCTCACTCGCGCTGCACGGTGCGCGGGTTCTGGTGGTCGACCTCGACCCGCAGGGCAACGCTTCCACGGCCCTGGGGATCGACCATCACGCCGAAGTCCCTTCCATCTACGACGTGTTGGTGGAGAGCAAGCCGCTCTCCGAGGTCGTGCAGCCGGTCCCCGATGTCGAGGGCCTCTTCTGCGCTCCTGCCACGATCGATCTCGCCGGTGCGGAGATCGAGCTGGTGTCGCTGGTGGCCCGCGAGAGCAGGCTGCAGCGTGCGATCCAGGCGTATGAGCAGCCCCTCGACTACATCCTCATCGACTGCCCGCCCTCGCTGGGGCTGTTGACGGTCAACGCATTGGTGGCGGGCGCAGAGGTGCTCATCCCCATCCAGTGCGAGTACTACGCGCTCGAAGGCCTCGGCCAGCTGCTGCGCAATGTCGACCTGGTGCGCGGTCACCTCAACCCCGATCTGCACGTGTCGACCATCCTGCTCACCATGTACGACGGCCGGACCCGGCTCGCCTCCCAGGTGGCCGACGAGGTGCGCAACCACTTCGGTGAAGAAGTCCTTAGGACGAGCATTCCCCGTTCGGTCCGTATCTCGGAGGCGCCCAGCTACGGGCAGACCGTGCTGACCTACGATCCCGGATCAAGCGGTGCGCTCTCCTATCTCGAAGCAGCCCGGGAGATGGCGCTGCGCGGGGTCGGGGTGCGCTATGACGCACAGCACGGCCAGACAGGCGCACAGAACGATCAGCAGAGCATGGCGGAGGGGATCCAGTGA
- a CDS encoding ParB/RepB/Spo0J family partition protein — translation MSERRRGLGRGLGALIPAAPTAEKSAPPAMGGATSSPSAVPVLTAERGVAAAKVATLPQGNVPRETEEPTVEAVVVEEPSAGAHFAELPLDFITPNPRQPREVFDEDALAELITSIKEVGLLQPVVVRQLSASRYELIMGERRWRACREAGLERIPAIVRATEDEKLLLDALLENLHRAQLNPLEEAAAYDQLLKDFNCTHDQLADRIGRSRPQVSNTLRLLKLSPAVQRRVAAGVLSAGHARALLSVEDSEEQERLAHRIVAEGLSVRAVEEIVTLMGSRPKTAPRNKGPRAGGRLSPALTDLASRLSDRFETRVKVDLGQKKGKIVVEFASMDDLERILGTLAPGEGPVLEKSLTEDEDDES, via the coding sequence GTGAGCGAGCGACGTAGAGGTCTGGGGCGCGGACTCGGCGCTCTGATCCCCGCGGCCCCGACCGCGGAGAAGTCGGCACCGCCGGCCATGGGCGGGGCAACGAGCTCCCCCTCGGCCGTGCCGGTGCTCACCGCCGAGCGTGGTGTGGCCGCCGCGAAGGTGGCGACCCTTCCGCAGGGCAACGTTCCACGTGAAACGGAAGAGCCCACCGTCGAGGCCGTGGTGGTGGAGGAGCCTTCTGCCGGAGCTCATTTCGCCGAGCTGCCGCTGGACTTCATCACCCCCAACCCGCGACAGCCGCGCGAGGTCTTCGACGAGGACGCTCTGGCCGAGCTCATCACCTCCATCAAGGAGGTCGGGCTTCTTCAGCCGGTTGTCGTACGGCAGTTGAGTGCTTCCCGGTACGAGCTCATCATGGGCGAGCGCCGCTGGCGTGCCTGCCGTGAGGCCGGCCTGGAGCGGATTCCCGCGATCGTGCGGGCCACGGAGGACGAGAAGCTTCTCCTGGACGCGCTCCTGGAGAACCTGCACCGAGCACAGCTGAACCCGCTGGAAGAGGCCGCGGCCTACGACCAGTTGCTGAAGGACTTCAACTGCACGCACGACCAGCTGGCGGACCGGATCGGTCGCTCACGCCCGCAGGTCTCCAACACCCTGCGTCTGCTCAAGCTGTCGCCGGCGGTGCAGCGCAGGGTCGCCGCCGGGGTGCTGTCCGCGGGTCATGCTCGGGCGCTGCTCTCCGTCGAGGACTCCGAGGAACAGGAGCGGCTCGCTCATCGCATCGTGGCCGAAGGGCTGTCGGTGCGTGCGGTCGAGGAGATCGTGACCCTGATGGGGTCCCGGCCGAAGACAGCGCCGCGGAACAAGGGCCCTCGGGCCGGAGGTCGTCTGTCGCCGGCGCTGACCGATCTCGCCTCTCGCCTCTCGGACCGGTTCGAGACGCGGGTGAAGGTGGACCTGGGACAGAAGAAGGGCAAGATCGTCGTGGAGTTCGCCTCCATGGACGACCTGGAGCGCATCCTGGGCACGCTCGCCCCGGGTGAGGGGCCGGTCCTCGAGAAGAGCCTCACAGAGGACGAGGACGACGAGAGCTGA
- a CDS encoding GNAT family N-acetyltransferase, whose product MGRRLVPLTLDNLSDLPKRCRACVFWELDPVSGQAAVKAGTPELEKEAWISAVLLEWGSCGRVVYVDEIPVGFVLYAPPAYVPRSTAFPTSPVSPDAVQLMTAWIMPGYQGQGLGRVVVQTVAKDLLRRGFKAIEAFGDARWKEPACVLPADHLLAVGFKTVRPHPVHPRLRLELRTTLSWKEDVELALDRLLGAVQKEPALRPL is encoded by the coding sequence ATGGGGCGTCGGCTCGTACCGCTCACGCTGGACAACCTCTCGGACCTTCCCAAGCGCTGCCGTGCGTGTGTCTTCTGGGAGCTGGATCCGGTCAGTGGGCAGGCCGCGGTAAAGGCGGGCACTCCCGAGCTGGAGAAGGAAGCCTGGATCTCCGCGGTGCTGCTTGAGTGGGGTTCCTGCGGTCGGGTCGTCTATGTCGACGAGATCCCGGTTGGCTTTGTGCTGTACGCCCCGCCGGCGTACGTGCCGCGCTCCACCGCGTTTCCCACGAGCCCGGTGTCACCGGACGCCGTACAGCTGATGACGGCATGGATCATGCCGGGCTATCAGGGGCAGGGACTTGGCCGGGTGGTGGTGCAGACCGTGGCGAAGGATCTGCTGCGAAGAGGCTTCAAGGCGATAGAGGCCTTCGGGGATGCCCGCTGGAAGGAGCCCGCGTGTGTGCTGCCGGCGGACCATCTGCTCGCCGTGGGCTTCAAGACCGTACGACCGCATCCGGTTCATCCGCGGCTGCGGCTCGAGTTGCGTACGACGCTCTCCTGGAAGGAGGACGTCGAGTTGGCCCTCGACCGTCTCCTGGGTGCAGTCCAGAAGGAGCCTGCGTTGCGGCCGCTTTAG
- the trxA gene encoding thioredoxin gives MAGATITVTDADFEEKVLKSDKPVLVDFWAAWCGPCRQIAPSLEAIAGEHDEIIVAKLNIDENPATAAKYGVMSIPTLNVYQGGEVAKTIVGAKPKAAIERDLEGFIAAK, from the coding sequence ATGGCCGGTGCCACCATCACCGTGACGGACGCCGACTTCGAGGAGAAGGTCCTCAAGAGCGACAAGCCCGTGCTCGTCGACTTCTGGGCCGCCTGGTGCGGTCCGTGCCGCCAGATCGCCCCCTCGCTCGAGGCGATCGCGGGCGAGCACGACGAGATCATCGTCGCCAAGCTCAACATCGACGAGAACCCGGCCACCGCCGCCAAGTACGGCGTCATGTCGATCCCGACCCTGAACGTCTACCAGGGCGGTGAGGTGGCCAAGACGATCGTCGGCGCCAAGCCGAAGGCGGCCATCGAGCGCGACCTCGAGGGCTTCATCGCTGCGAAGTAG
- the trxB gene encoding thioredoxin-disulfide reductase — translation MSDVRNVIIIGSGPAGYTAALYTARASLKPLVFEGAVTAGGALMNTTEVENFPGFQDGIMGPELMDNMRGQAERFGAELIPDDVVAVDLTGEIKTVTDTAGTVHRAKSVIVTTGSQHRKLGLPNEDALSGRGVSWCATCDGFFFKDQDIAVIGGGDTAMEEATFLSRFAKSVTIVHRRDSLRASKAMQDRAFADPKIKFAWDSEVAEIHGEQKLSGLTLRNTKTGETSELPVTGLFIAVGHDPRTELFKGQLELDGEGYLKVEAPSTRTNLSGVFGAGDVVDHTYRQAITAAGTGCSAALDAERFLAALADSETAAAATA, via the coding sequence GTGAGCGACGTCCGTAACGTGATCATCATCGGCTCCGGACCCGCCGGCTACACGGCGGCGCTGTACACCGCGCGCGCGTCGCTGAAGCCGCTGGTCTTCGAGGGTGCCGTCACCGCCGGCGGTGCGCTCATGAACACCACCGAGGTGGAGAACTTCCCGGGCTTCCAGGACGGCATCATGGGCCCCGAGCTCATGGACAACATGCGCGGCCAGGCCGAGCGCTTCGGCGCCGAGCTGATCCCGGACGATGTGGTCGCGGTCGACCTCACCGGTGAGATCAAGACCGTCACCGACACGGCCGGCACGGTGCACCGCGCCAAGTCCGTGATCGTCACCACCGGTTCCCAGCACCGCAAGCTCGGTCTGCCCAACGAGGACGCGCTCTCCGGACGCGGCGTCTCCTGGTGCGCCACGTGCGACGGGTTCTTCTTCAAGGACCAGGACATCGCCGTGATCGGCGGTGGCGACACCGCGATGGAGGAGGCGACCTTCCTCTCGCGCTTCGCCAAGTCCGTGACGATCGTCCACCGCCGTGACAGCCTGCGCGCCTCCAAGGCCATGCAGGACCGTGCTTTCGCCGACCCGAAGATCAAGTTCGCCTGGGACAGCGAAGTCGCCGAGATCCACGGCGAGCAGAAGCTCTCCGGTCTGACCCTGCGCAACACCAAGACCGGTGAGACCTCCGAGCTGCCGGTCACCGGCCTCTTCATCGCCGTCGGGCACGACCCTCGCACGGAGCTCTTCAAGGGTCAGCTCGAGCTGGACGGCGAGGGCTACCTCAAGGTCGAGGCCCCCTCCACTCGCACCAACCTGTCCGGCGTCTTCGGTGCCGGCGACGTCGTGGACCACACCTACCGGCAGGCGATCACCGCAGCGGGCACCGGCTGCTCCGCCGCTCTGGACGCCGAGCGCTTCCTTGCAGCGCTCGCCGACAGCGAGACCGCTGCCGCCGCAACTGCCTGA
- a CDS encoding anti-sigma factor family protein, translated as MTSTTDTAEHPEVSELSELAEGLLSPARTADVRRHLDGCVLCADVHASLEEIRSLLGTLPGPPQMPADVAGRIDAALAAEALLDASLPGIDTSPDESNATAPTREPDIADTAREASAARETDEHVSRETSPTVDRPAGHPRASTGPGRSAPRRRRRIAAAALGTLATVAAIGLGTLLIQSAGDNGSESGGTVASDQSDSRAFSKKELGDQVQSLLTESMSTSKADDPSHRSPGANSADGGVRTPEMETAPTLFGKEPDVPECVKRGISSEATPLATEKGTYEGTAAYLVVLPHATDTSRVSAYVVDASCVNGPASAKGEVLFTHTYPRR; from the coding sequence GTGACATCCACGACCGACACGGCCGAGCACCCGGAAGTATCGGAGCTCTCCGAGCTGGCGGAGGGCCTGCTCTCACCGGCTCGTACCGCGGACGTACGCCGCCACCTGGACGGCTGCGTGCTGTGCGCTGATGTCCACGCTTCCCTCGAGGAGATCCGCAGCCTGCTGGGCACCCTGCCCGGACCACCGCAGATGCCCGCCGACGTGGCGGGTCGAATCGACGCCGCGCTGGCCGCGGAAGCGCTCCTGGATGCCTCACTCCCGGGCATCGACACATCACCGGACGAATCGAATGCCACCGCTCCCACACGGGAGCCGGACATTGCCGACACCGCGCGTGAAGCCAGTGCCGCGCGTGAAACTGATGAACATGTTTCACGTGAAACATCGCCCACGGTGGACCGGCCCGCCGGCCACCCTCGGGCCTCCACCGGCCCTGGCCGCTCCGCTCCCCGGCGTCGGCGTCGCATCGCCGCGGCTGCGCTCGGGACCCTCGCCACGGTGGCTGCCATCGGTCTCGGCACCCTGCTGATCCAGTCCGCCGGCGACAACGGCTCGGAGTCCGGCGGCACAGTGGCGAGCGACCAGTCGGACTCCCGCGCCTTCTCCAAGAAAGAGCTGGGCGATCAGGTGCAATCTCTACTCACGGAGAGCATGTCGACGTCCAAGGCCGACGACCCCTCGCATCGCAGTCCGGGTGCGAACAGCGCGGACGGCGGAGTCAGGACCCCCGAGATGGAGACGGCCCCCACGCTGTTCGGCAAGGAGCCCGATGTGCCGGAATGCGTCAAGCGGGGCATCAGCAGCGAGGCAACTCCTCTCGCTACGGAGAAGGGCACCTATGAGGGCACGGCCGCCTATCTCGTGGTGCTGCCTCATGCGACCGACACCAGCCGCGTCTCGGCGTACGTCGTCGACGCGAGCTGCGTGAACGGACCCGCCTCGGCCAAGGGCGAGGTGCTGTTCACCCATACCTACCCTCGTCGCTGA
- the sigM gene encoding RNA polymerase sigma factor SigM — MHDATYGEVNDQDLLARHVDGDPDAFGELVRRHRDRLWAVALRTLGDREEAADAVQDALVSAYRAAHTFRGQSAVTTWLHRITVNACLDRARKAASRKTSPVDDTERLEQLLEPHESASAPAERHDLHRELIEALGTLPPDQRAALVLVDMQGYPVAEAAAVLDVPTGTVKSRCARGRARLLPLLRHLRPDGTDSGGTGREGGDGKRPGAGRNRTQGTSVPPAAGPGDTGPRDTGPSDSAAVKGGGGRA; from the coding sequence GTGCACGACGCCACATACGGCGAGGTGAACGACCAGGATCTCCTGGCCCGTCATGTCGACGGCGACCCCGACGCCTTCGGCGAGCTCGTACGCCGGCATCGCGACCGCCTGTGGGCGGTGGCGCTGCGCACCCTGGGAGACCGCGAAGAGGCCGCGGACGCGGTGCAGGACGCGCTGGTCTCCGCCTATCGGGCCGCCCATACGTTCCGTGGGCAGTCCGCGGTCACCACTTGGCTGCACCGGATCACGGTCAACGCCTGCCTCGACCGGGCCCGCAAGGCCGCCTCCCGAAAGACCTCGCCGGTCGACGACACCGAGCGCCTCGAGCAGCTCCTCGAACCGCATGAGTCCGCCTCTGCCCCCGCCGAGCGGCACGACCTCCACCGCGAACTGATCGAGGCACTGGGCACGCTTCCTCCCGACCAGCGGGCGGCCCTCGTCCTCGTGGACATGCAGGGCTATCCGGTGGCGGAGGCCGCAGCCGTCCTCGACGTACCCACGGGCACGGTGAAGAGCCGCTGCGCTCGTGGCAGAGCCCGGTTGCTGCCTCTCCTGCGCCACCTGCGTCCTGACGGCACGGACAGCGGCGGCACAGGCAGAGAAGGAGGGGACGGCAAGAGGCCGGGCGCAGGAAGGAACCGGACGCAGGGGACATCCGTCCCACCGGCAGCAGGGCCAGGGGACACAGGACCTCGGGACACAGGACCAAGCGATTCAGCTGCCGTGAAGGGCGGAGGTGGGCGAGCGTGA